A stretch of the Lolium perenne isolate Kyuss_39 chromosome 3, Kyuss_2.0, whole genome shotgun sequence genome encodes the following:
- the LOC127341539 gene encoding uncharacterized protein isoform X1 has translation MPLGHLSSSTTMSTRWSRVVVMWFSTLGSKGRVQIITVFFSSVVLSWSSMKAHRSFLLPRTSEERGNRDWNRGSHRPADLAWNTDLPIYASKMFDKNLNRLFSLLISVLSTDEHVHGFSRLLFSIFSLFWLSNTGI, from the exons ATGCCGCTGGggcatctttcttcctccacaacgaTGAGCACGAGATGGAGCAGAGTCGTCGTCATGTGGTTCTCCACTCTGGGGTCAAAGGGAAGAGTGCAGATCATCACCGTCTTTTTCTCTTCGGTGGTGCTCAGCTGGAGCAGCATGAAAGCCCACCGCAGCTTTCTTCTGCCCCGCACTAGTGAAGAGCGAGG GAATAGAGACTGGAATAGAGGGAGCCACCGCCCAGCTGACCTAGCATGGAACACAG ATCTACCTATTTATGCAAGCAAGATGTTTGACAAAAATCTGAATAGGTTATTCAGTCTCTTGATCTCTGTATTGAGCACAGATGAACATGTTCATGGATTCA GTCGCTTGCTATTTTCCATTTTCAGTTTATTTTGGCTGAGCAACACAGGGATTTGA
- the LOC127341538 gene encoding transcription factor MYBS3 — MTRRCSHCSNNGHNARTCPARGLSGGGGGGGVRLFGVQLTSPPVAAMKKSASMSCIASSLGGGSGGSSPAAGAGGGARGGGEGAQGYVSDDAMHASCSTNGRGERKKGTPWTEEEHRMFLLGLQKLGKGDWRGISRSFVVSRTPTQVASHAQKYFIRQTNSSRRKRRSSLFDMVPVMPMDESPDGVEEFMLCDTQDEGISSNKMSLFHIGEQDEAEFDGDLPTLQLRQHQESEFAGPSLEAPNLEMNHAVSFNAAPVPIMPTFYPELLPSSLTLWPTNVATLEEAGTAHEVLKPTPLSGKEGIKADEIVSMSKLSIGDGSSGSMEPSALSLQLTGSTNTRQSAFHVNPSMARTDLSNGNNSPIHAV; from the exons ATGACGAGGCGGTGCTCGCACTGCAGCAACAACGGCCACAACGCGCGCACCTGCCCCGCCCGCGGCctcagcggcggcggaggcggcggaggcgTGAGGCTGTTCGGCGTGCAGCTCAcgtcgccgccggtggcggcGATGAAGAAGAGCGCCAGCATGAGCTGCATCGCGTCGTCGCTCGGGGGCGGGTCCGGGGGGTCATCGCCGGCGGCGGGGGCAGGGGGCGGGGCCAGGGGCGGCGGAGAGGGCGCCCAGGGGTACGTCTCCGACGACGCCATGCACGCCTCCTGCTCGACCAATGGCCGGGGCGAGCGCAAGAAAG GTACACCTTGGACTGAAGAAGAGCATAGAATGTTTCTGTTGGGTCTTCAGAAGCTTGGTAAAGGAGATTGGCGAGGGATATCTCGTAGTTTTGTTGTTTCCAGGACCCCAACTCAGGTGGCCAGCCATGCGCAGAAGTACTTTATTAGACAGACAAACTCGTCAAGACGGAAGAGGAGGTCAAGCTTATTTGACATGGTCCCAGTAATG CCAATGGACGAGTCCCCCGATGGCGTGGAAGAGTTTATGCTTTGTGATACACAAGATGAAGGAATAAGTTCAAATAAGATGTCACTGTTTCATATTGGTGAACAGGATGAAGCAGAGTTTGATGGAGATCTGCCAACGTTGCAACTAAGGCAGCATCAGGAATCTGAATTTGCGGGGCCTTCATTAGAAGCTCCAAATTTGGAGATGAACCATGCCGTATCATTCAATGCCGCACCTGTCCCGATAATGCCGACATTCTACCCAGAATTGCTCCCTTCTTCACTAACACTTTGGCCAACAAATGTTGCTACTCTGGAAGAAGCAGGCACAGCCCATGAAGTCCTAAAGCCCACTCCTTTGAGTGGGAAGGAAGGGATTAAGGCAGATGAGATTGTCAGTATGTCCAAGCTCAGCATTGGTGATGGTAGCTCCGGCTCAATGGAACCTTCTGCCCTTTCCCTTCAGCTTACCGGATCGACAAATACAAGGCAATCAGCTTTTCATGTGAACCCTTCAATGGCTAGAACTGACCTAAGTAATGGAAACAACAGCCCTATTCATGCAGTTTGA
- the LOC127341539 gene encoding uncharacterized protein isoform X2 has protein sequence MPLGHLSSSTTMSTRWSRVVVMWFSTLGSKGRVQIITVFFSSVVLSWSSMKAHRSFLLPRTSEERGNRDWNRGSHRPADLAWNTDLPIYASKMFDKNLNRLFSLLISVLSTDEHVHGFNMGSMGS, from the exons ATGCCGCTGGggcatctttcttcctccacaacgaTGAGCACGAGATGGAGCAGAGTCGTCGTCATGTGGTTCTCCACTCTGGGGTCAAAGGGAAGAGTGCAGATCATCACCGTCTTTTTCTCTTCGGTGGTGCTCAGCTGGAGCAGCATGAAAGCCCACCGCAGCTTTCTTCTGCCCCGCACTAGTGAAGAGCGAGG GAATAGAGACTGGAATAGAGGGAGCCACCGCCCAGCTGACCTAGCATGGAACACAG ATCTACCTATTTATGCAAGCAAGATGTTTGACAAAAATCTGAATAGGTTATTCAGTCTCTTGATCTCTGTATTGAGCACAGATGAACATGTTCATGGATTCA atatgggatcgatgggatcttAG